CATCAAGAGTACGTACTACAAGTGGGCGACCAGCAAGAGCATCTAGCACAACACGATAATCTGCTTCTTGGGTGGCTTCACTTGGAGCACTACTATGAGCCATAAAAACGAGTTCGGTTCTTAGTAGTCCGATTGCTTCGGCACCACATTCTACTGCGTGGGTTGTAGCTTGAACTTTTCCTAAATTGGCAGCAACTTCGATTTGGTGTTGATCTAGAGTAATCGCAGGTTCTTGGCTGTGCCGTTCAGCTTCTTCACGAATTTTTTGTTGAAGCTCTCGTTCTTGTTTTGCTTGTTCGATTTGCTGAGTGTTAGGGTTTAATACAAAAGTTCCTGTATCTCCATTAATTAAAAGAGAACTCTTTTGTTCAATATCTAGTACTTGATCACCAGCACCAACAATTGCAGGAATACCTAAAGCACGAGCAACAATAGCGCTATGTGCACTTGCACCGCCTACAGCTGTTAAAATACCCGCTACTCGATCTTTATTAAGGCGAGCCACATCACTTGGCCCCACATCGTACATGATCAAAATATAAGGCTCTTTAGGCTCTTCGATGATAACTTCACCACAGAGTTGAGCTAAAACACGATCACCAATATCACGCAAGTCTGTAGCACGCTCAGCCAGTAAACGGTCTGGTAAAGCTGCTTGCTCTTTAGCTGCTGCTTCAATATGTTCATGCCAAGCAGCAGGAGCAGAAAGGTTTAAGTTAATCTTTTGATAAACACCATTAATAAGATCAGGGTCGTCTAGCATTTCCAAATGTGCTTGGAAAATTTGCTTAATTTCAGCTACTTCAGATTTTGCAATAACTTGGTGAATATTGTTTTTAACTGCGTGAAGAGCAATATCAAGTTTTTCTTTTTCTGCTTTAACGCTTAAACCCATACGTTCATATTGATAAACCTTAGGTTTGATGACATGTACGGGGCCAAAAGCTAAACCACTAGAAGCTGGAATACCTGTATTTGTACTCAATGTTTTCAGGAGTGATTTTATTGTTTGAGGCGATTGAGCTTCTTGGCTATCTGAAGATTGAATTGGTTCAACCTCTTCTCCTAAACCTTCTTGCACAGCCTGAATAACTTTATCTAAAGCGTCAACAGCATCTGTTTCCGGTTCGGCAATAAAACGTAAAGTCTGGCCACGTTTACATCCTAAAGCCAAGAGGCGCGTCAAACTTTTGGCCGAAACAAAATTACCTTCGTCCACTGCGACTTGAATATCACCTTGAAAACTTTTAGTTAAGTTCACCAAATGAGTCGCTGGTCGTGCATGTAATCCATGTGCATTAGCGAGTACAACTGAGCGGTGAGGCCAATCTGGAATAATATCTGCACCAATAATTTTAGCAATCTCATTTGGTGTTTGCGTTTGATCTAGCTGTGCGACTTGTTCTGGATTAAATAAAATATCAATAAGTCGGTTAAATCTTTGATTATCTAACTGCTCATTGGCAGCAATGCAGACGAGTGTATTCAGTTTTTGTCCATTTACATCTAAAGCTTGGCGTGGCTTTACGATACTGATTGCTGGCTGTTGAACAAACTTACTGCTAGAAATAGACCAGATCTGGTCTTGTAACTGTATAACTTGATCTGGCTCAAGTGAACTTAGAAAACCACATTTTACGAAATTATGTTTTTTTAGAATTTGAGAGGCTGACCACAATAAGTCTTCAATATCTTGAGATTCAACTTCAGTTTGAATTAAATTTTCATGCAGAGTTAAAGATAAGGGTTGAGCTTGTAAGAGTTCAATAATTTGCTCAGGTTGCGTCGCATTTTTTACCTGTTCACTTACATCCTGCATTAACGCTCTAGTTAATATTTGTAGTACTTGTAAATGTTCATCAGATTTTGCTGCAATAACAACAGCTAAATAAATCGTGTTTTCCCCATCCCATATTATTCCTTCAGGGAAGTGAGCTAACCGAATACCTGTTTCTAAAATAAATTCACGAGATTGGGGTGTGCCATGTGGAATAGCAATTCCTTGGCCTAAATAGGTAGCGCTTTGTTGTTCGCGATTGATGAGTCCTGTTATATATTCAGGTGTAACTAACCCATCTTTTACTAATATATCTACTAGACACTGTAATGCATGCTTTTTATCAACAGCATGTTGATTCATATGAATATGTCGAGGCTCGAGTGCTAGCATACTTATCCTTGAACAATTTCTTTGGTTTAAACTAAAACAGAAAAAAAGAAGCTGTTTGTATTAAAATAGGTTGGTTTACCTGTTTTTAAACAACAGCTTCAGACAAATTACCATAGCAGAACTTTTAGGTTATATCGACGTATTTACGTAAATAATGCTTATTAAAAACACAAAGGAATCACGACTTAATATATTTTAATTTCTTATGGTAACTATAAATTTAATAAAGTGATTTTATAAAAAGGGGACTGTTAATAATAAAAAAAACCTCTACACCGGATTACGGGCATAGAGGCAAAAACTAAATAATAAAATTTACATTAATATTGAATTTCTTGCTCTAAAAGTGACCACAGCTTTTGATGTGATTTTTTAAACATTAGCATGTGCCCAATTGATTTATAGCCAAGTTTTGTCGGGTTCAGTTCTAGCATTTTAGTAGGTGCATTTGGATATAAACTTAATAAATCTGCAACGTTGTGTTGAGTTGCAATTTCATCGTCACTTGCCCAAATAGAAGTAATAGGGCAAATAATTTCAGTATGAAAGTCATGAAAGATAGTTTTACCAATCGCATTTTTCACATAACCTGGGCGACTACAAAACTCTCTCCACTGTTGTGCAACTTTCTTAGGCAAGTTTTCACCCATTCCAATAAATTGAGTAGCACCATAGCCTTTTAAGGTACTCGAAATTGGAAAAATAACGTTAAACATGACAGGGGCCAGAAACTTAGTTTTACCTTTAAGCCCTTTTACATGGCCAGTAGAACCTGCCACTGCAACAACTTTTGCTACTTTATGAAAATTTGGCACAATTCCTAACAGTTGCCCACCCGCACTATGGCCAAGAATAGTAACTTTTTCTGCTTGTGTTTTTTCTAGTAAGGCGTCAATAGCACAAGGAATATCAAGCGTTCCCCAATCATTAATACTTGCATCACTTTGCTTTAACGGCCCATGCAATGAATCTCCAATTCCACGGAAGTCAAAGCTTAATACTTCATAACCTTGTTGGCTTAACCATGTAGCAAAGGGATGATAAAAGTTTTTAGTAATACCTGTGGCTGGACAAATCAAAACGGGATTTGCTGACTTTTTTGATTCGGTTGGATAAAATTGTGCAGCAAGTTGATAACCGTCTTCACAAGTTATCCAAAATGATTCAAAAGTGTTATCCATAATATTACTTAATGATTAGCTTATTAATGACTTTAATTTACATGAGTTCCAAAACGACACTTGATTAAAGTGTGACTATAAAGTCAAAATTTATGCTATACAGCTCATTAAATTTTAATAAAACGAATAATTGGGAAAAGATGGATTTACCGAAAGCTGTACAGTTAGCGATTGTGTTTAGTGGCATATTTTTATGGATAGGAATGTTCACAGGGGTGTGGAAATATTGGCAAATACGCCGTTCAGAGTTACATCGTGCCTACTATTATGTTGATATCGCTCATCGCAGTAGCTTGCTTTATGCCGCTGCTACTCTAATTCTTGCTGTGTTGAGTTATTTTACTGTTTTAAGTGAAAATATTGCTTTGTGGTGTGTATTGGCAAATGTCTTCTTTTTTAGCTTTTCAATCTTGGTTTATATCATACATGGATGTTTGCAGGACACGACAAACCAATTCAAAACTCCACATCGGTTGGGTAGGTTTAATTTACCTTCGTGGTTAATGTCTTTAATGATGGTGGCATTAATTATTACTGAATTATTAGCTACAGCTATTTTAGTTATTGGAACAGTTTTTTTATTTCTGGGTATATAAAAATGGATGATTACTCATCCATTTTTAATCTTACAATTATTGTTGACTAAGACGTCGTTTGGCTAGTTTTCGCATCTTATGATCGACAAAGGCCCACAGGCAAAATATGAAAGAAACCACCATCGCATACATAAAGTATTCGGGTTTTAGATTTCCTTTGATCATACCTTGAAACAGTAAAGTCAGCATAAGAGCAAGCGGCGTTACTCCATAAACAACTGAATCTTTGCTGTTCAGAGTGTTAATGAAGACTTGTTTGTTGAAATGTAATGATAACATCTCCATCCCTCCTTGTGGTTGCGCTAAAACCTAATGTTTTAGTCAAGAATAAGTTTTAAGCTTAATGTTGTACTTCTATTTTCAACTCAATTCAATAGCGAATAGAAAATTTTTTGAGCAGTTTTATAAGAAACTCTATGTTTATAAAGGTTTAAGGTATTAAAAAAGTAAATATTAAATATTTTTGTATGAAATACTTATTCTTTTAGGAAAGAGAAATTATTTAAGTGAAAAGTGTATTAATTTCTCTTTCCTATCAATTTATTTTAGCTATTTTGCTTTTTAAAAAAGGTATCGATCGCGTGTTGAGCAATTTCTGCATCTTCAAAAGATTGAACACCGGATACACCAATAGCACCTAAAATTTCACCTTCGTGAATAATCGGTTTTCCACCTTCAAGCATTCCTTGAGCACTAGGCATACTTAAGAAACCAAGACGGCCACTTTGCAGAAGTTCTTCATAAAATTTTGACGGTCTACCTGATATTGAAGAGCACTTTGCTTTTTCTAAACATAAGTGTGAAGTTAAAGGAGAGGCGCCATCTAAACGTTTCATGAGTAATAAGGAACTTGTTTCATCAACAATCGCAATGCTGACTTTAAAGTTGTGTTCGATTGCATATTTTTGAGCTTCTTCCATTAAAAACTCGGCGTCTGCTAATGTTAAGTAATATTTAGTTTTCATTGTTGCTCTTCTTTCCTGAGTAAGCTAAAAATTATTTTAGTGTAATTTTACAGTAAAAAATGATTATTTCTATTGTTGATTTGTCATTAAAAAACTAGTGTGGAAATAAAATGCTGGTTGGGT
This region of Acinetobacter sp. XS-4 genomic DNA includes:
- a CDS encoding heme-binding protein gives rise to the protein MKTKYYLTLADAEFLMEEAQKYAIEHNFKVSIAIVDETSSLLLMKRLDGASPLTSHLCLEKAKCSSISGRPSKFYEELLQSGRLGFLSMPSAQGMLEGGKPIIHEGEILGAIGVSGVQSFEDAEIAQHAIDTFFKKQNS
- the ptsP gene encoding phosphoenolpyruvate--protein phosphotransferase codes for the protein MLALEPRHIHMNQHAVDKKHALQCLVDILVKDGLVTPEYITGLINREQQSATYLGQGIAIPHGTPQSREFILETGIRLAHFPEGIIWDGENTIYLAVVIAAKSDEHLQVLQILTRALMQDVSEQVKNATQPEQIIELLQAQPLSLTLHENLIQTEVESQDIEDLLWSASQILKKHNFVKCGFLSSLEPDQVIQLQDQIWSISSSKFVQQPAISIVKPRQALDVNGQKLNTLVCIAANEQLDNQRFNRLIDILFNPEQVAQLDQTQTPNEIAKIIGADIIPDWPHRSVVLANAHGLHARPATHLVNLTKSFQGDIQVAVDEGNFVSAKSLTRLLALGCKRGQTLRFIAEPETDAVDALDKVIQAVQEGLGEEVEPIQSSDSQEAQSPQTIKSLLKTLSTNTGIPASSGLAFGPVHVIKPKVYQYERMGLSVKAEKEKLDIALHAVKNNIHQVIAKSEVAEIKQIFQAHLEMLDDPDLINGVYQKINLNLSAPAAWHEHIEAAAKEQAALPDRLLAERATDLRDIGDRVLAQLCGEVIIEEPKEPYILIMYDVGPSDVARLNKDRVAGILTAVGGASAHSAIVARALGIPAIVGAGDQVLDIEQKSSLLINGDTGTFVLNPNTQQIEQAKQERELQQKIREEAERHSQEPAITLDQHQIEVAANLGKVQATTHAVECGAEAIGLLRTELVFMAHSSAPSEATQEADYRVVLDALAGRPLVVRTLDVGGDKPLPYLPIAEEENPFLGLRGIRLTLRQPELLRQQLTALLKAADDRPLRIMFPMIGRVEEWRTAKAILDEVKAVHPCANLQVGIMIEVPSAALLAPILAQEVDFFSIGTNDLTQYTLAIDRGHPILSAEADGLHPSILQLIDHTVKAAHKHGKWVGICGELAADPKAVPILMGLGVDELSMSPNSIPLVKAQIRTLNYSQAQALAKRALECESATAVRQLSEQEI
- a CDS encoding alpha/beta fold hydrolase — protein: MDNTFESFWITCEDGYQLAAQFYPTESKKSANPVLICPATGITKNFYHPFATWLSQQGYEVLSFDFRGIGDSLHGPLKQSDASINDWGTLDIPCAIDALLEKTQAEKVTILGHSAGGQLLGIVPNFHKVAKVVAVAGSTGHVKGLKGKTKFLAPVMFNVIFPISSTLKGYGATQFIGMGENLPKKVAQQWREFCSRPGYVKNAIGKTIFHDFHTEIICPITSIWASDDEIATQHNVADLLSLYPNAPTKMLELNPTKLGYKSIGHMLMFKKSHQKLWSLLEQEIQY